The following proteins come from a genomic window of Paenibacillus spongiae:
- the alr gene encoding alanine racemase, which produces MHVPSYRDTWAEISLDAIAHNAAWFKAHIRQGCLLMAVVKADGYGHGAVETANAAIGAGAEYLGVALLDEALRLREAGIQTPILVFGYTPPRSVEAAVARDITMTVFSREVLEEIILCSERLNRPARIHIKVDTGMSRIGVQTPQEALALAELALSSRYASIEGLFTHLADADGEDERYTRKQFQSFMAFVEAFKQRNVDIPIKHCCNSAAAMRFPDMHLDMVRVGIALYGLHPAKRLQREDFPVRQAMSLKTRLSAIRRVSRNQPVSYGCTFLPERDSVIATIPIGYADGLSRKLSNKGSVFLRGQRVPIAGRVCMDQTMLDVTSLSDVEVGDEVTLFGQSGGRLLSIDEVADWMDTINYEVVCLIGKRVPRVYV; this is translated from the coding sequence ATGCATGTGCCAAGCTATAGGGATACTTGGGCGGAAATTTCACTGGATGCGATCGCTCACAATGCCGCATGGTTTAAAGCTCATATCCGACAGGGTTGTCTCCTTATGGCCGTCGTGAAAGCCGATGGCTACGGGCACGGCGCGGTCGAGACGGCCAATGCCGCTATCGGGGCGGGCGCGGAATATTTGGGCGTTGCTTTACTGGATGAAGCCCTTCGGTTACGGGAAGCTGGCATACAAACGCCGATTCTTGTTTTCGGTTACACGCCGCCGCGTTCCGTTGAAGCGGCGGTTGCCCGTGATATTACGATGACGGTATTTTCCCGCGAAGTGTTGGAAGAAATCATCTTATGTTCAGAACGGCTGAACCGTCCGGCGCGAATTCATATCAAAGTCGATACAGGCATGTCCCGAATCGGTGTACAGACGCCTCAGGAAGCGTTGGCGCTTGCCGAGCTGGCGCTTTCCTCCCGTTACGCGTCGATTGAAGGATTGTTCACGCATTTGGCTGACGCCGACGGCGAAGATGAACGTTATACACGGAAACAGTTTCAATCTTTCATGGCATTCGTCGAAGCATTCAAGCAGAGAAATGTCGATATTCCGATCAAGCATTGCTGCAATAGCGCTGCTGCTATGCGTTTTCCCGACATGCATCTGGATATGGTGAGGGTCGGAATCGCTTTATATGGGCTGCACCCTGCAAAAAGGCTGCAACGTGAGGATTTCCCCGTTCGGCAAGCCATGAGCCTGAAAACTCGGCTATCTGCGATAAGGCGTGTTTCCCGCAATCAGCCCGTGAGCTACGGTTGCACCTTCTTGCCCGAACGGGACAGCGTCATCGCAACGATTCCGATTGGCTATGCCGACGGTTTGTCGCGGAAGCTCTCGAACAAAGGAAGCGTGTTCTTGCGTGGACAACGCGTGCCGATCGCCGGCCGGGTCTGTATGGATCAGACGATGCTGGACGTAACTTCACTCTCCGATGTAGAGGTTGGCGATGAAGTTACGTTGTTCGGCCAATCGGGTGGCAGGCTACTTTCCATCGATGAAGTGGCCGACTGGATGGACACCATTAATTATGAGGTCGTTTGTTTAATCGGGAAACGAGTGCCGCGGGTTTATGTCTGA
- a CDS encoding HAD family hydrolase, which yields MIKSLIFDFDGTIIDTETPWYYAFKDIYQEYGVDLPLELWSKCIGTSFDHFNPFQHLEQCLNQPMNREEIEIRSKEHYKKYINNVKLRDGVVHVLSEARLKGLSIAIASSSTRSWIVPYLEKHEILHYFDYIVTKDDVSQIKPNPELYVKAIELLNVKPTETIAIEDSLNGLIAAKAAGIYCVVTPNEVTKALPFEGHDLILSSLQEIGFDELITCYRK from the coding sequence ATGATTAAATCACTGATATTTGATTTTGATGGGACCATAATTGATACCGAGACGCCGTGGTATTACGCATTCAAAGACATTTATCAAGAATATGGGGTCGATCTCCCATTGGAGTTATGGAGTAAATGTATTGGCACATCCTTCGATCACTTCAATCCATTCCAGCATTTGGAACAATGCTTAAATCAACCAATGAACCGTGAAGAGATTGAAATCCGATCCAAAGAACACTATAAAAAATACATAAATAATGTAAAGCTAAGAGATGGTGTCGTACACGTCCTTTCGGAAGCAAGATTGAAAGGCCTCAGTATAGCGATCGCTTCAAGCTCTACGAGAAGCTGGATCGTTCCTTACCTGGAGAAGCACGAAATCCTCCATTATTTCGATTATATTGTTACCAAAGATGATGTTTCTCAGATTAAGCCTAATCCGGAATTGTACGTCAAAGCCATTGAATTATTAAATGTCAAACCAACGGAAACCATTGCCATAGAAGATTCGTTGAATGGATTAATCGCGGCGAAAGCAGCCGGAATTTATTGCGTCGTCACTCCAAATGAGGTTACGAAAGCATTGCCGTTCGAAGGACATGATCTGATCCTGAGCTCTTTACAAGAAATCGGTTTTGACGAATTAATTACATGTTACCGTAAATGA
- a CDS encoding GrpB family protein: MSEPIVIMPYRSEWRDEFFVMGGRILAALEGAAIRIDHIGSTSVVGLDAKPVIDIQVSVQSFDSFEAIKNSLSHAGFIYRADNPDLTKRYFREGAGMGRTHIHVREHGSFSEQVSLLFRDYLREHDDEAKEYARMKVELSEIYKENRERYVEGKDPYIWDILRRASRWSQLVGWKPSKPDLY; this comes from the coding sequence ATGTCAGAGCCTATCGTTATTATGCCCTATCGATCTGAGTGGAGAGATGAATTTTTCGTTATGGGTGGCCGGATTCTTGCCGCTCTTGAAGGAGCTGCAATTCGGATCGATCATATTGGTTCTACATCGGTTGTCGGGCTGGACGCAAAACCTGTCATTGATATTCAGGTCTCCGTTCAGTCTTTCGATTCTTTTGAAGCTATTAAGAATTCACTTTCTCATGCTGGTTTCATTTATAGAGCGGATAATCCTGATCTAACGAAACGATATTTCAGGGAAGGAGCGGGTATGGGAAGAACCCATATTCATGTCAGGGAGCATGGGAGCTTTTCTGAACAGGTGTCTCTGTTATTCAGAGATTACTTGAGAGAACATGATGACGAAGCAAAAGAATATGCAAGGATGAAGGTTGAATTAAGCGAGATATATAAGGAAAATCGAGAACGTTATGTTGAAGGGAAAGATCCTTATATATGGGATATTCTGAGAAGAGCCAGTAGGTGGAGCCAATTGGTCGGATGGAAACCCAGCAAACCTGATTTGTATTGA
- a CDS encoding GNAT family N-acetyltransferase translates to MFTFSALEGNRVKLVPLETEHIQPLFECSRNPDIWINYPFSITTTQEMHGFVTKALESRERNEQYPFAVFDKERNEYVGSTRFLRISRLGAVKEGLLRKKYYKMDYFIYGIIDREWKEIRNRLEGYLGNEGT, encoded by the coding sequence TTGTTCACATTTTCAGCCTTAGAAGGAAACCGAGTAAAGTTAGTTCCACTTGAAACGGAGCATATCCAACCTTTATTCGAATGTTCAAGAAATCCTGACATATGGATTAATTATCCTTTCTCAATAACAACAACTCAAGAAATGCACGGCTTTGTTACGAAGGCTTTAGAAAGCCGGGAACGAAATGAGCAATATCCGTTTGCTGTTTTTGATAAAGAACGCAATGAGTATGTCGGATCAACGCGATTTTTAAGGATATCCAGATTAGGAGCGGTGAAGGAAGGGCTGCTAAGAAAGAAGTATTATAAGATGGATTATTTTATCTATGGAATCATAGATCGAGAATGGAAAGAGATAAGAAACAGGCTTGAAGGATATCTCGGAAACGAGGGTACTTAA
- a CDS encoding HIT domain-containing protein codes for MSQDFYCDEVLNGRTEVMKVMETDIVLAYHHTRPSYEHHIVVIPKIHVQSLVSEEEENNDHLLLELMKVIKRVASDMMLKTGSAKIITNLGTYQDSKHFHWHVVSGERRNEE; via the coding sequence ATGAGTCAAGATTTTTATTGCGATGAAGTTCTGAATGGAAGAACAGAAGTGATGAAAGTGATGGAGACTGATATCGTTCTGGCATACCACCACACGAGACCTTCTTATGAACATCATATTGTAGTCATTCCTAAGATTCATGTACAATCTCTAGTTTCTGAAGAGGAAGAAAATAACGATCATCTTCTGCTGGAACTCATGAAAGTGATTAAAAGAGTCGCCTCGGATATGATGTTGAAAACTGGATCGGCCAAGATCATTACAAACTTGGGAACATATCAGGATTCGAAGCATTTTCACTGGCATGTTGTAAGTGGCGAGAGGAGAAACGAAGAGTGA
- a CDS encoding VOC family protein produces the protein MKPLIGAKLNGVMLYAQDLRRASTWYCDNLGLQLAEHHFDDFAELAIEGQYVMHLFKVYDLTPISRAVFSFQTDDIDHAYQTLVNNGAEVYSIEVFGDHKSFCFKDCEGNMLMMSQYA, from the coding sequence ATGAAACCATTAATTGGAGCCAAACTAAACGGTGTGATGTTATATGCACAAGACTTGAGAAGAGCTAGTACATGGTATTGCGATAACCTTGGACTTCAACTTGCAGAGCATCATTTCGATGATTTTGCAGAGCTAGCCATAGAAGGTCAGTATGTCATGCATCTATTTAAAGTTTATGATCTGACACCTATATCGAGAGCTGTGTTCTCATTTCAAACAGACGATATTGATCATGCATATCAAACATTAGTGAACAATGGGGCAGAAGTTTATTCAATTGAAGTCTTCGGAGATCATAAGAGCTTTTGTTTTAAAGACTGTGAAGGAAACATGCTGATGATGTCTCAATACGCATAA
- a CDS encoding GTP pyrophosphokinase yields MDIELAISIALHTHKGQRDKGGNPYILHPIAVMNRVGTMEERIVAVLHDVIEDSDVTLQHLREQGFSEEIIEAISLLTKSEDDRYEEFIEKTLSNQIARKVKIADIKVNMDLLRIKEPTQHDYERLEKYRKAIEILENT; encoded by the coding sequence TTGGATATCGAGTTAGCAATATCAATTGCTCTTCACACGCATAAAGGCCAACGAGATAAAGGTGGAAATCCATATATTTTGCATCCAATTGCCGTCATGAACAGAGTGGGTACGATGGAAGAGAGGATTGTTGCCGTATTGCATGATGTTATCGAAGATAGTGATGTAACACTTCAACATTTAAGAGAACAGGGATTCTCTGAAGAAATCATTGAAGCGATAAGTTTATTAACGAAATCAGAAGATGATCGTTATGAAGAATTCATTGAAAAAACACTGAGCAATCAAATAGCAAGAAAAGTCAAGATAGCAGATATAAAAGTAAATATGGATCTATTAAGAATCAAAGAACCAACTCAGCATGACTATGAGAGACTTGAAAAATATAGAAAAGCAATTGAAATTTTGGAGAATACTTAA
- a CDS encoding phosphotransferase — translation MNDLISTILWKDKSKDLLSLLVEDVLKSVSPIDSGLEADVFQVSTPEDKFLLKVWNRDSKPDISRQYKLLEELYALGIAVSKQYGWGIDEHRNQVLLTSYDGTPINKVSKLKLTEVANI, via the coding sequence ATGAATGATTTGATTTCAACTATCCTGTGGAAGGACAAAAGTAAAGATCTCCTATCATTGTTAGTAGAAGATGTCCTGAAGAGCGTATCTCCAATCGATTCTGGACTAGAGGCAGATGTATTTCAAGTCAGTACGCCGGAAGATAAGTTCTTATTGAAAGTATGGAACCGGGATTCGAAGCCGGATATATCACGTCAGTATAAGCTGTTAGAGGAATTGTATGCTCTAGGAATAGCCGTTTCCAAGCAATATGGCTGGGGAATTGACGAACACAGAAATCAAGTATTATTAACGAGTTATGATGGTACGCCGATCAACAAAGTGAGTAAACTAAAGCTTACCGAAGTTGCCAATATTTAA
- a CDS encoding transposase, whose product MIRKTFGCVRFLYNRMLAERQVKYECYRADKQQLKQQRYRTPASFKMEFDWLREVDSLALCNAELNLKTAFRNFFRDKHMGYPKFKSRKNPVQSYTTNNQKGTVRIAADGKHVRIPKLGMIRIKLHRQIPDGHVIKSATISRNSNGKYHISILTEYAADIEHTIPHREKVLGLDYSSKTLYIDHTGTSANYPRYLRQMEVQLKRAQRVLSRREKGGSNWKKQKLRVARLHEKVSNQRKDFLHKESRQLAEAWDAVVVEDLNMKVMSRTLSLGKATMDNGNGMFRAFLGYKLAERGKSLVRIDKWYPSSKLCRTCGTINTELTLKDRVWVCEGCGMLHQRDENAAGNIRAEGIRLLGMA is encoded by the coding sequence ATGATTCGTAAAACATTCGGCTGTGTTCGGTTTCTCTACAATCGGATGCTGGCTGAACGTCAAGTCAAGTACGAATGTTATAGAGCAGATAAACAGCAACTGAAGCAGCAGAGGTATCGGACACCGGCATCGTTCAAGATGGAGTTCGACTGGCTGCGAGAAGTGGACAGCCTTGCCTTGTGCAATGCGGAGCTAAACCTGAAGACCGCCTTCCGGAACTTCTTTCGTGACAAGCACATGGGGTATCCGAAGTTCAAGAGTCGGAAAAACCCGGTGCAGAGCTACACAACCAATAATCAGAAGGGGACGGTTCGAATCGCAGCAGACGGGAAGCATGTCCGTATCCCTAAACTTGGTATGATCCGAATCAAGCTCCACCGGCAAATTCCGGATGGACATGTCATCAAATCGGCAACGATCAGCCGCAATTCAAATGGGAAATACCACATTTCGATCCTGACCGAGTATGCGGCAGACATCGAACATACGATCCCCCATCGTGAAAAAGTACTAGGCCTGGATTATAGTTCAAAGACGTTATATATCGACCACACCGGCACATCCGCAAACTATCCGAGATATCTGCGTCAGATGGAAGTTCAGCTGAAGCGAGCACAGAGAGTCCTCTCCAGAAGGGAAAAGGGTGGGTCGAACTGGAAGAAGCAAAAACTTCGGGTAGCCCGTCTCCATGAGAAAGTATCCAACCAGCGGAAAGATTTCCTGCACAAAGAGAGTCGGCAGCTGGCTGAAGCTTGGGATGCAGTCGTTGTGGAAGATCTGAACATGAAAGTAATGTCCCGAACCTTATCTCTCGGAAAAGCAACGATGGATAACGGAAACGGCATGTTCAGAGCGTTCCTTGGGTATAAACTGGCCGAACGTGGTAAGTCGCTTGTTCGGATTGATAAATGGTATCCTTCGAGCAAGCTTTGCAGAACGTGTGGTACGATCAACACGGAACTGACACTTAAGGATCGAGTCTGGGTCTGTGAGGGTTGTGGTATGCTCCATCAGAGGGATGAAAATGCTGCCGGAAACATACGGGCTGAAGGGATTCGATTGTTAGGCATGGCATAG
- a CDS encoding phosphotransferase family protein produces MISRLLGMSWEAPTSISGGSMSLEIHKFPLDSADDLTIPRYDFINYFFPGIENQRDIQEILNWLVGSSGMEQKCLIHGDYNLGNILECDGRYTIIDWTNVQLGDPRYDMAWSIILMWIYVSEKNSSYYRSVFLMNNTYTSDELEKFEAIACLRWILLNRIANLPRRNNTISTVRTILKKNKYLDEALL; encoded by the coding sequence ATGATATCTAGGTTATTAGGTATGTCCTGGGAAGCCCCCACTTCTATAAGTGGTGGGAGCATGTCACTGGAGATTCATAAGTTTCCGTTGGATAGTGCTGATGATCTGACAATACCCAGATATGATTTTATAAACTATTTCTTCCCTGGAATTGAGAATCAGCGAGATATACAAGAAATATTGAACTGGCTCGTCGGAAGTTCGGGAATGGAACAAAAATGTCTAATTCATGGGGATTATAATTTGGGCAATATCCTTGAATGCGATGGGAGATATACGATTATCGATTGGACGAATGTCCAGCTTGGCGATCCAAGATACGATATGGCATGGTCGATCATACTAATGTGGATTTATGTAAGTGAAAAGAACAGTTCCTATTACCGCTCCGTATTTTTAATGAACAATACGTACACATCGGATGAGCTGGAAAAGTTTGAGGCCATAGCTTGTCTGCGATGGATTCTGCTTAACAGAATTGCCAATCTTCCAAGACGGAATAACACAATTTCAACCGTTAGAACAATCCTCAAAAAGAATAAGTACTTGGATGAAGCATTACTTTAG
- a CDS encoding GNAT family N-acetyltransferase: protein MIRQADLSDLNLLIQVDLKDEGITSTTAAELSEEDLFDHRTKIMKFITDKDRGVFIYEDKNSKKRLGLLMYSIVNRDAVYPWKTIFHELDRRLFQVDGRFIEIFQLWVDPNHRRLGIATELKQTLEDIASSHDIHLIYTHTEEQNLHVIELNSKLGYKEVRRGPIWDEVIRVSLIKQL, encoded by the coding sequence ATGATCCGACAAGCGGATCTTTCGGACCTTAATCTGCTGATTCAAGTAGACCTTAAGGATGAAGGCATTACTTCAACTACAGCAGCTGAGCTGTCTGAAGAAGATTTATTTGACCATCGCACGAAAATTATGAAATTTATCACCGATAAAGATCGCGGGGTATTCATTTATGAGGACAAGAACAGTAAGAAGCGACTTGGACTCTTAATGTATTCCATCGTCAATAGGGATGCCGTGTATCCATGGAAGACTATATTCCATGAATTAGATCGTCGATTATTTCAGGTAGATGGACGTTTTATAGAGATCTTTCAATTATGGGTGGATCCTAATCATCGAAGATTGGGCATTGCGACGGAATTAAAGCAAACCCTTGAAGATATAGCAAGTAGCCACGATATCCATTTGATCTATACGCATACGGAAGAACAAAATCTACATGTTATTGAGCTTAATTCGAAGCTGGGATACAAGGAAGTTAGACGAGGACCGATTTGGGATGAAGTTATTCGAGTAAGCTTAATTAAACAATTATAG
- a CDS encoding GNAT family N-acetyltransferase — MYITLSTNENIDEAASLFDEYRVFYGQDSDLDGAKKFIGDRMENRESVLFLVMDRSENHAIGFCQLYPSFSSISMKRTWILNDLFVREAYRSRGAAKLLLEAARMYGVQTQAKGIALETAMTNDIAQKLYEKNGYEKDTEFFHYFLKI, encoded by the coding sequence TTGTATATTACACTCTCAACGAACGAGAATATTGATGAAGCAGCAAGCTTATTTGACGAATATAGAGTCTTCTATGGACAAGATTCAGATCTAGACGGAGCCAAGAAATTCATTGGGGATCGTATGGAGAACCGGGAGTCGGTCCTATTTCTTGTTATGGATAGGAGTGAAAATCATGCAATCGGTTTCTGTCAGTTGTATCCCTCTTTTTCGTCGATATCCATGAAGCGAACATGGATTCTAAATGATTTATTTGTTCGAGAAGCCTATCGAAGTCGCGGTGCGGCTAAATTGCTTCTTGAGGCTGCCAGAATGTATGGGGTACAAACACAAGCAAAAGGCATTGCATTAGAAACAGCCATGACGAATGACATTGCACAAAAACTGTATGAAAAGAACGGCTACGAGAAGGATACGGAATTTTTTCATTATTTTTTGAAGATTTAA
- a CDS encoding purple acid phosphatase family protein, giving the protein MLTIVKGPYLQWPTEDSMTIMWETSEQASSRADVLMAERIHSGYQGNYKKPEHVVSTVSNKGYCTIHQLTVKNLEPSTIYFYNIYSACEKGEIESGPHPLKTAVRKGEPFSFTVTSETGGYSGFDQSNGRINRNIFHQMQRYRPDLTLFVGDLVNDGQNYDDWEKYFFRPGKDFIINTPFYSCLGNHERNASWYYDFFAYDPPKNYYSFDYGDVHFICLDSTDFIKPEHYPNSAGEISSGNAQYDFLVQDLEATSAAWKIVFFHYPPYISGGYQVEELRKLSPVLEQYGVDVVFNSHTIVYERSHPIRGGQIDENDGIVYIVAGGAGAMPDWFLPKREWHTSQSLAVPHFVQVVVTSNLLELRAIDEEGRLFDALKIRKGTNGRKEFL; this is encoded by the coding sequence ATGCTTACGATTGTGAAAGGACCCTATTTGCAATGGCCAACTGAGGATTCCATGACGATTATGTGGGAGACATCAGAGCAGGCTTCATCGAGAGCGGATGTCTTAATGGCGGAACGAATACATAGTGGCTATCAGGGAAATTACAAGAAACCGGAGCATGTCGTGTCAACCGTTTCTAATAAAGGCTATTGTACAATCCACCAACTTACGGTGAAAAATCTGGAGCCGAGTACGATCTACTTTTACAACATATACTCCGCATGCGAGAAAGGTGAAATCGAATCCGGCCCACATCCGCTTAAGACGGCCGTGCGGAAGGGCGAACCATTTTCGTTTACGGTGACAAGTGAAACCGGTGGGTACAGCGGCTTCGACCAGTCGAATGGCCGGATTAATAGAAACATTTTTCATCAGATGCAGCGCTATAGACCAGACCTAACCTTATTTGTCGGTGATCTCGTCAATGATGGGCAAAATTATGATGACTGGGAAAAGTACTTCTTCCGTCCTGGTAAGGACTTCATAATAAATACGCCGTTCTATAGCTGTCTAGGAAATCACGAACGCAATGCTTCTTGGTATTATGATTTTTTTGCTTACGATCCACCAAAGAACTATTATTCGTTCGATTACGGCGATGTCCATTTCATTTGCCTCGACAGTACTGATTTTATTAAACCTGAACATTATCCGAATAGCGCAGGGGAGATAAGCTCGGGGAACGCGCAATATGATTTCTTGGTTCAAGATCTGGAGGCGACCTCTGCAGCGTGGAAAATCGTCTTTTTTCATTATCCTCCTTATATATCAGGCGGTTATCAGGTAGAAGAGCTTAGGAAACTAAGCCCTGTCTTGGAACAGTATGGAGTGGATGTCGTATTTAACTCCCATACGATTGTATATGAGCGAAGTCATCCGATCCGTGGAGGCCAGATCGATGAGAATGACGGTATCGTCTATATCGTGGCGGGTGGAGCAGGGGCGATGCCGGATTGGTTCCTTCCGAAGCGGGAATGGCATACTTCGCAATCTTTGGCGGTTCCTCATTTCGTGCAGGTAGTTGTGACTTCGAATCTTCTGGAATTGCGTGCCATCGACGAAGAAGGCAGACTTTTTGATGCCCTGAAGATAAGGAAAGGAACGAACGGCAGAAAAGAATTTCTGTAA
- a CDS encoding nucleotidyltransferase domain-containing protein: protein MLIDRKVKEVLDDYIKIEIEQHSSLEAIILCGSQATGMATAHSDIDLCYIGQFPSFKRVNSTYKDYDVQIMIAPWTWYEEVIRSFERKGNIGTITTMLAAGICLWSKRTLTSKWKELQDEAKRYYEAGPTPAAPEELIRMKRKIIELWNNYKDAHDEWSSIWLRNTLVQDCIEAHFIIQNWWAVKPKYLIRTLRERDPVLAVNLQECLGSNRESNVRRFAIMC, encoded by the coding sequence ATGCTAATCGACCGTAAAGTAAAAGAAGTTCTCGATGACTATATCAAGATTGAAATAGAACAACATTCCAGCTTGGAAGCAATCATACTATGCGGATCGCAGGCAACAGGAATGGCGACTGCTCACAGTGATATTGATCTCTGTTATATCGGCCAATTTCCTTCATTCAAACGGGTGAACAGCACCTATAAAGACTATGATGTACAAATCATGATTGCTCCTTGGACGTGGTATGAGGAAGTAATAAGGTCCTTTGAGAGAAAGGGCAATATTGGGACCATAACAACGATGCTGGCAGCCGGTATATGCCTTTGGAGTAAACGAACCCTCACTAGTAAGTGGAAGGAGCTTCAGGACGAAGCGAAGAGGTATTACGAAGCAGGTCCGACGCCAGCAGCTCCAGAAGAATTGATCCGAATGAAACGTAAAATAATCGAACTATGGAATAATTATAAGGATGCGCACGACGAATGGAGTTCGATCTGGCTCAGGAACACGCTTGTTCAGGATTGCATAGAGGCGCATTTTATCATTCAAAATTGGTGGGCTGTGAAGCCGAAGTATCTCATCCGAACCTTGCGGGAACGAGACCCGGTATTGGCTGTCAATTTGCAAGAGTGTTTAGGTTCAAATAGAGAATCGAATGTCAGACGCTTTGCGATTATGTGTTAA
- a CDS encoding MFS transporter, translating into MLETNMNWKRNVTLFLVSQTVSLFGSSLVQYAIMWYITINTQSGVMMTISIICGFLPTFFLSPFAGVWADRYNRKKLIMISDSSIALSTLLLAILFLMGYDAIWLLFVVSAIRALGTGIQTPAVSSFLPQLVPGDKLTKVNATYSSIQSLVMLVSPMLSGALLTLASIESIFFIDVITAAIAVLILLFYLKVPAHAKALQKQDLSYFEDMKKGFVYIKDHAYVKTFFIFSAVFMILATPVAFLTPLQVTRSFGNDVWRLTAIEMTFSIGMMAGGIIMASWGGFKNKVHTMVLSSFAIGICTFALGLIPIFWIYLLVMAFSGLTMPFFNTPSTVMLQQKVEESYLGRVFGVFSMIASSMMPLGMLVFGPLADIIRIEWLLIGTGLLMVVQSLFMLGNNVLIKAGAPAPEVEVKP; encoded by the coding sequence ATGTTGGAAACGAATATGAATTGGAAAAGGAATGTCACGCTTTTCTTGGTTAGCCAAACCGTATCGCTCTTCGGATCGTCCCTCGTTCAATATGCGATCATGTGGTACATCACGATAAATACGCAGTCCGGTGTTATGATGACGATATCCATCATTTGCGGTTTTCTGCCGACCTTCTTTCTTTCTCCATTCGCCGGTGTATGGGCTGACCGGTATAACCGGAAGAAGCTAATCATGATATCCGACTCTTCGATCGCACTGTCAACGCTACTATTAGCGATATTGTTTCTAATGGGTTACGATGCCATTTGGCTGCTGTTTGTTGTGTCTGCCATTCGAGCACTCGGAACAGGTATCCAGACGCCTGCAGTCAGCTCCTTTCTTCCGCAGCTTGTGCCGGGCGATAAGCTTACGAAAGTAAATGCGACTTACAGCAGCATACAATCGCTCGTCATGCTGGTGTCGCCGATGCTGAGCGGAGCCCTGCTAACGCTGGCTTCCATCGAATCCATCTTCTTCATCGATGTGATTACAGCAGCGATTGCAGTGTTGATCCTGCTCTTCTACTTAAAAGTACCGGCTCATGCCAAAGCATTACAAAAGCAAGATCTCAGCTATTTCGAAGATATGAAGAAAGGCTTCGTGTATATTAAAGATCATGCTTACGTGAAGACATTCTTTATATTTTCCGCCGTCTTCATGATATTGGCCACACCGGTTGCATTCCTAACACCGTTACAGGTCACGCGCAGTTTCGGCAATGACGTATGGCGCTTGACGGCCATCGAGATGACGTTCTCGATCGGCATGATGGCGGGTGGAATCATCATGGCTTCCTGGGGCGGCTTCAAGAATAAGGTGCACACCATGGTATTATCCAGCTTTGCAATCGGAATTTGTACGTTCGCGCTAGGACTAATTCCGATATTCTGGATTTATTTGCTTGTCATGGCGTTCTCGGGTTTGACCATGCCGTTCTTTAACACGCCATCGACTGTCATGCTGCAGCAGAAGGTCGAGGAGAGCTATTTGGGCAGAGTCTTTGGCGTATTCAGTATGATCGCCAGCAGTATGATGCCGCTCGGGATGCTTGTGTTTGGACCTTTAGCGGATATCATCCGAATCGAATGGCTGCTTATCGGAACCGGACTGCTGATGGTGGTTCAGAGCCTCTTTATGTTAGGTAACAATGTATTGATCAAGGCCGGCGCGCCTGCTCCAGAGGTAGAAGTGAAACCGTAG
- a CDS encoding GNAT family N-acetyltransferase, with amino-acid sequence MQITTDRLTIRPFVEADLTEFEKLLQIPEVPGWQMQRENAVGFLKWQISNYEAMDIINGIVCFGIFDKVHGHVLGAVGAGEHDDLYETEICYNLLPSARGQGYA; translated from the coding sequence ATGCAGATTACAACAGATCGACTCACGATCAGACCCTTTGTGGAAGCGGATTTAACCGAATTCGAGAAGCTGCTTCAAATCCCGGAAGTACCAGGTTGGCAGATGCAAAGGGAGAATGCCGTCGGATTTCTGAAATGGCAGATCTCCAATTACGAAGCAATGGATATTATTAATGGTATCGTTTGTTTCGGGATTTTCGATAAGGTTCATGGCCATGTGTTGGGCGCTGTCGGGGCAGGTGAGCATGATGATTTGTACGAAACCGAAATATGTTACAATCTGCTGCCATCGGCAAGAGGACAGGGGTATGCATGA